From a region of the Tiliqua scincoides isolate rTilSci1 chromosome 4, rTilSci1.hap2, whole genome shotgun sequence genome:
- the LOC136649091 gene encoding adhesion G protein-coupled receptor E3-like, whose translation MRSTLSCLILGLGFLVFNAYGQAANDDDEEISGMTYMLHCPRASPEFNCVCKEGYMKIWRQRTVSFDFYACEFDTYSSSGGTASGIATTSVEETTTFDINYSVGDTESRTETTTASIEEEETTSRTSGNNQEIRGIDNKLHCGDGSNMYNCVCPDGYERVWEKKIASVNIYNCVRIPYGCKLDTMRKNAAMCSNTMNQNYLNHGSNSSFCSALTSTFQHLQSACKSNSSATSLEDTAESFENLVSNSLSSVETKEEIVSVVTLVLESLSSIALRRAYESPNNSVQNVVTNSIVIQTKLINKEHILKNKTVRFVARGDQMDIYSGAVTNAPTEDSVAVALISLSGMESLLGGNLLQNGTLQSDGMLESIHVNSRVVSTSASSQTKNLSSPINLTFSHLEDKGLHETVICVHLNSAVGNGAWSPEGCHKLHSNATHSKCSCQYLSSFAVLMATVPKHGGLVLFLIGNIGLIISLICLFLCIVTFIACRSAKNSSTFIHLQLSLCLFFADLFFIIGIDKTYNQVLCSVIAGMLQYLFLACFVWMFLEGINLYLIVKNLKTANYGGANKYVKGSMYLCGYGLPALIVGISAAIVPGAYGTHYHCWLNSDKGFIWSFMGPVCAIIVVNTVFFCLVLKILREKLASLNSKVSTLKNTRSLTFKAIAHLFILGLTWCLGLFQFGPLREVMEYLFTLTNSLQGVFIFLVHCLLNKKVREAYWNLICCRRDTKLSDTEMTMTSTPSSIPAVNMQNPSGEQQKMTWEGNSSADIPPH comes from the exons TTGATACATACTCTTCTAGTGGAGGTACTGCAAGCGGTATTGCAACTACATCTGTTGAAGAAACTACCACTT TTGATATAAACTATTCTGTTGGAGATACTGAAAGTAGAACTGAAACTACAACTGCTTCtattgaagaagaagaaactaCTTCTC GTACCTCTGGAAACAATCAAGAAATCAGGGGCATTGACAATAAACTACACTGTGGTGATGGTTCTAACATGTACAACTGTGTCTGTCCAGATGGCTATGAGAGggtatgggaaaaaaaaattgcatcagtCAATATCTACAATTGTGTGC GAATTCCCTATGGCTGCAAATTGGATACAATGAGAAAAAATGCAGCGATGTGTTCAAACACAATGAACCAA AATTACTTAAATCATGGAAGCAATAGCTCGTTCTGCTCAGCACTGACATCCACCTTCCAGCACTTGCAATCTGCCTGTAAGAGTAACAGCTCAGCAACTTCCTTAGAG GACACAGCAGAATCATTTGAAAATTTGGTCAGTAATTCCCTCTCAAGTGTTGAGACGAAGGAGGAGATAGTTTCAGTTGTGACACTGGTTCTGGAAAGTTTAAGCTCAATCGCATTAAGAAGAGCTTACGAATCGCCAAATAACTCAGTTCAGAATGTGGTTACTAATTCAATAG TGATTCAGACAAAGCTTATCAATAaagagcacattttaaaaaacaaaactgtcagGTTTGTTGCACGAGGAGACCAAATGGACATTTATTCTGGAGCAGTAACTAATGCACCCACCGAAG ATTCTGTTGCTGTGGCTTTGATATCACTGAGTGGAATGGAATCACTTTTAGGAGGAAATCTTCTGCAGAACGGGACTCTACAGAGCGACGGAATGCTAGAAAGCATTCATGTGAACTCCAGGGTAGTGAGCACTTCCGCCAGCAGCCAGACAAAGAATCTTTCCAGCCCCATCAACCTCACTTTTAGTCACCTTGAG GACAAAGGTCTCCACGAAACGGTCATTTGTGTCCACCTGAACTCTGCAGTTGGGAATGGTGCCTGGTCTCCTGAGGGTTGTCATAAACTCCATTCCAATGCCACCCATTCAAAATGCAGTTGCCAGTACCTGTCCAGTTTTGCTGTGTTGATGGCTACTGTTCCTAAGCAT GGAGGTCTAGTCCTCTTTCTTATCGGCAACATTGGACTGATCATCTCGCTCATCTGCCTCTTCCTGTGTATTGTGACATTCATCGCCTGCCGCTCTGCTAAAAATAGCAGCACATTTATCCACCTGCAGCTGAGTCTGTGCCTCTTCTTTGCTGATCTCTTCTTCATAATAGGAATAGACAAAACATACAACCAG GTCTTATGCTCAGTCATAGCTGGAATGCTGCAGTACCTCTTCCTGGCCTGTTTTGTCTGGATGTTCTTGGAAGGTATCAATCTCTATCTCATTGTCAAGAACCTGAAAACTGCTAATTATGGTGGTGCCAACAAGTATGTGAAGGGATCCATGTACCTCTGTGGCTATGGACTTCCTGCCCTGATTGTAGGCATTTCTGCAGCTATTGTTCCTGGGGCCTATGGGACTCATTATCA CTGCTGGCTTAATTCTGATAAAGGTTTTATCTGGAGTTTCATGGGGCCTGTTTGTGCCATAATTGTG GTCAACACTGTTTTTTTCTGCCTTGTTCTGAAGATTTTGCGTGAAAAACTTGCATCTCTCAATTCAAAGGTCAGCACTCTGAAAAATACCAG GTCACTAACATTTAAGGCCATAGCCCATCTGTTTATCCTGGGCTTGACTTGGTGCCTGGGCCTCTTCCAGTTTGGCCCACTGAGAGAAGTAATGGAATACCTGTTTACCCTCACCAACAGCTTGCAGGGGGTCTTCATCTTCCTCGTGCACTGCTTGCTCAATAAAAAG GTGCGAGAGGCATACTGGAATTTGATTTGTTGCAGAAGGGATACCAAACTCTCTGATACTGAGATGACAATGACCTCTACTCCCTCCAGCATCCCTGCG GTAAACATGCAGAACCCTTCAGGAGAGCAGCAGAAGATGACATGGGAGGGCAATTCTTCAGCGGACATACCTCCCCATTAA